The Burkholderia mayonis DNA window TTCCCTCGTTCAACGGAGCGCGCGGACCGCCATCAGGCACAATCCAGAGTTTTGCAGTGAGGAGTTTCGAATGACGCCCCGACGTTGGCTTTTCGCTCTTTCATGCTATCTCGCGCTGGTCGCATCCCAGATGGCGAGCGCTGCGCAAGCCACCGCACCGACACAGCCGACCCGCTGGGTCGCGTCATGGGCGACGGCGCTGCAGCCAATTCCGGATCTCGCGGCGCCGCCGCCGCTGTATCGTGCGCCGGACGTCGCGGGCCGCACTGTCCGCCAGATCGTCTATCCGACGCTCTCGGGACGGGCGATCCGTGTGCGCGTGAGCAATGCGTACGGCAAGACGCCGCTCGTGATCGGCGAGGTGAGCATCGGCCGCTCGGCGGGCGGCGCCGCAGTGACGGACGACCGTTTGGCGGCCGTGACATTCGGCGGGCGGCGCGAGATCGAAGTGCCGGCTGGTCAGGAGCGGGAAAGCGATCCGGTCGCATACGGCGTGACGGCTGGCGAACCATACGCGCTCAGCCTATATATGAATGGCCGCCAGACGATGACGGTCTGGCATCGTGTCGCGAATCAGGTCAATTACGTGTCGACGCCGGGCAACCATGCGGGTGACGTTGCGCCCGACGCATACCGGACGCACTTCACACAGTCCGCCTGGGTGGCCGAGCTCTCGGTCGAGGCGGCGCAGCCGGGCGCGGCGACGATCGCGGCGGTGGGCGATTCGATCACCGACGGCCTGCGCTCAAGCCTGAACCGCAATCGGCGCTGGCCGGATGCGTTCGCGGCCCGCCTCGAGCGCGCGGGAGCGCACGACATCGGCGTGGTGAATCTCGGCATCAGTGGGAACCGGCTGCTGAGCGACTCCCGCTGCTACGGCGTCGCGCTCGAGCGTCGTTTCGAGCGCGACGTGCTGA harbors:
- a CDS encoding SGNH/GDSL hydrolase family protein, giving the protein MTPRRWLFALSCYLALVASQMASAAQATAPTQPTRWVASWATALQPIPDLAAPPPLYRAPDVAGRTVRQIVYPTLSGRAIRVRVSNAYGKTPLVIGEVSIGRSAGGAAVTDDRLAAVTFGGRREIEVPAGQERESDPVAYGVTAGEPYALSLYMNGRQTMTVWHRVANQVNYVSTPGNHAGDVAPDAYRTHFTQSAWVAELSVEAAQPGAATIAAVGDSITDGLRSSLNRNRRWPDAFAARLERAGAHDIGVVNLGISGNRLLSDSRCYGVALERRFERDVLTLAGVKVAVLLIGINDINFAAMPARSGLDCDAPHTQVDAQALIEGYRRVIAAAHARGVAVFGATLTPASLPPARDAIRRQVNEWIRASGAFDGVVDFDAALRDPSKPSELQRRYNSGDDIHPSDAGYAAMADAVPLERLVAAAGRR